A window of Natronolimnobius sp. AArcel1 contains these coding sequences:
- a CDS encoding TOBE domain-containing protein → MQVEREYATRLVIGSVTIEQRDIDMLAAIDEFGSMHKAADELERSYARLQNRVVEIESAVGSITERRRGGSGGGGTNLTETARELRRRFERHATELEGVARVTESVFSGPVRDRDGELATVETALGPVLALVPEGASEAQVSVRSDAVVLTDPDDTPRGDGTSLRNQFPGIVDSLETGDSITSVSVRLAPDVEIQALVTNASVDRLGLAVGREITASFKATAARAVALETADDTAGPDQ, encoded by the coding sequence GTGCAGGTCGAACGGGAGTATGCGACGCGACTCGTGATCGGGAGCGTCACCATCGAGCAACGCGATATCGACATGCTCGCCGCAATCGACGAGTTCGGTTCGATGCACAAGGCCGCCGACGAACTCGAGCGATCGTACGCCCGATTGCAAAATCGGGTCGTCGAAATCGAGTCCGCCGTCGGCTCGATTACCGAACGCCGTCGCGGCGGCAGCGGCGGCGGTGGGACTAACCTCACCGAGACGGCGCGCGAACTCCGCCGGCGATTCGAACGCCACGCCACCGAACTCGAGGGCGTTGCTCGTGTCACCGAATCCGTCTTTTCAGGCCCTGTCCGCGACCGAGACGGCGAACTTGCGACCGTCGAGACGGCACTTGGTCCCGTGCTCGCGCTGGTCCCCGAGGGCGCGAGCGAAGCACAGGTCAGCGTCCGCTCGGACGCAGTCGTTCTGACTGACCCCGATGACACGCCTCGAGGCGACGGCACCAGCCTCCGAAACCAGTTTCCTGGCATTGTCGACTCTCTCGAGACTGGCGACTCGATCACCAGCGTTTCGGTGCGACTCGCTCCCGATGTCGAGATACAGGCGCTGGTGACGAACGCAAGCGTGGACCGCTTGGGACTCGCAGTCGGGCGTGAGATCACAGCCTCATTTAAGGCGACCGCAGCGAGAGCCGTGGCGCTCGAGACGGCAGACGATACTGCTGGACCTGATCAGTGA
- a CDS encoding class I SAM-dependent methyltransferase: protein MSEGEDSSANERASESDDATTQSRDSVRETYDRIATHFASTREYAWPEVDTFVEEWQAQTADAASVGLDLGCGNCRHAELLAPHCETVVGLDISRGLLETGRERSTEREFPVALCQGDAAALPLASNTVDVAIYVATLHHLPTQTARRASLDELARVLAPEGQALVSAWSTAHDRFDADEGFDTTVEWTLPGGEPVDRFYHIYAPEEFEADLEASDLEILEWELSSGNCYATVAGGR from the coding sequence ATGTCTGAGGGCGAGGACTCGAGTGCGAACGAGCGAGCGAGCGAATCAGACGACGCCACGACTCAGTCGCGTGACAGCGTCCGCGAGACCTACGACCGGATTGCGACTCACTTCGCATCGACGCGCGAGTACGCCTGGCCCGAGGTCGACACGTTCGTCGAGGAGTGGCAGGCACAGACAGCAGACGCAGCCAGCGTCGGCCTCGACCTCGGCTGTGGCAACTGTCGCCACGCCGAACTGCTCGCCCCCCACTGCGAGACCGTCGTCGGTCTCGACATCAGCCGTGGCCTGCTCGAGACGGGGCGCGAGCGATCCACCGAGCGCGAGTTCCCGGTTGCACTCTGTCAGGGCGACGCGGCCGCGCTCCCGCTTGCATCGAACACCGTCGACGTCGCTATCTACGTCGCGACCCTCCATCACCTCCCCACGCAGACAGCCCGCCGCGCCAGTCTCGACGAACTCGCGCGCGTGCTCGCCCCCGAGGGCCAAGCCCTCGTTAGTGCGTGGTCGACCGCCCACGACCGCTTCGACGCCGATGAGGGGTTCGACACCACCGTCGAGTGGACCCTCCCCGGCGGCGAGCCCGTCGACCGATTCTACCATATCTACGCCCCCGAGGAGTTCGAGGCCGATCTCGAGGCGAGCGACCTCGAGATCCTCGAATGGGAACTCTCAAGTGGGAACTGCTATGCGACGGTGGCTGGCGGACGGTAA
- a CDS encoding ABC transporter permease, with translation MPLEPTTLSTLAPLLLEFPFEEDYIRSIIVVSLYVSIVAVGLSTVFSLPIALLIGFTTFRGKALVTSLINTGMGFPSVVVGLVVLFAVSNQGPFGTFDLVFTTEAMIISQFILATPVIIGVSLAAVSSVEQSVRDAAYAMGGTRTDVALVTIKEARYGIATAVLAGFGRAISEVGGVLIVGGNIASSDGTSVTRTLTTAIQLEARQGRFETAMILGAILLVLVLIVNAIVVRLGNGNGGGRY, from the coding sequence ATGCCACTCGAGCCCACGACACTTTCGACCCTCGCCCCACTGCTCCTCGAGTTTCCGTTCGAGGAGGACTACATTCGGAGTATCATCGTCGTCTCGCTGTACGTGAGCATCGTTGCAGTCGGGTTGAGTACGGTGTTCAGTCTGCCAATCGCGCTGCTGATCGGATTTACGACGTTTCGCGGGAAGGCGCTGGTGACATCGCTCATCAACACGGGGATGGGCTTTCCGAGCGTCGTCGTCGGTCTCGTCGTCCTCTTTGCCGTCTCGAATCAGGGGCCGTTCGGGACCTTTGATCTCGTTTTCACCACAGAGGCGATGATCATCTCGCAGTTCATCCTTGCAACGCCGGTCATTATCGGCGTCAGCCTCGCGGCGGTCAGCAGCGTCGAGCAGTCGGTCCGTGATGCAGCCTACGCAATGGGCGGGACACGCACGGACGTCGCACTCGTAACGATCAAAGAGGCGCGTTACGGCATTGCAACCGCCGTTCTCGCGGGCTTCGGCCGAGCGATCAGCGAGGTCGGCGGCGTCCTCATCGTCGGCGGCAACATCGCAAGCTCTGATGGCACCTCCGTCACCAGGACACTCACAACCGCGATCCAACTCGAGGCGCGCCAGGGTCGGTTCGAAACGGCGATGATCCTCGGCGCGATCCTGCTCGTACTCGTTCTGATCGTCAACGCAATCGTTGTCCGACTCGGCAACGGAAACGGAGGTGGCCGCTACTGA
- a CDS encoding amino acid ABC transporter ATP-binding protein, with the protein MTLEAHSLGHGYGSESIFEDVSLSVSPGEVVALIGPSGVGKSTLLRLLALFDRPDEGTITYGGDSVWQLPKQRRLEYRRQIGMVFQEASLFDASVRRNATYGLRVRQSWGDRLRHELASLVGRPNGTGAALEALRTVGLADNAEQDAASLSGGEKQRVAFARALAYEPDILLLDEPTSDLDPRNTAVIEDAIQQARNRGIGVAIATHDMHQAERVADRVAVLLDSELIEIGPTETVFDDPADDRTQKFIDGELVY; encoded by the coding sequence ATGACACTCGAGGCACACTCCCTTGGACACGGATACGGAAGTGAATCCATCTTTGAGGATGTCTCACTGTCAGTCTCACCGGGCGAGGTCGTCGCACTCATCGGCCCCTCCGGTGTCGGCAAGTCAACCCTGCTTCGACTGCTCGCGCTATTCGACCGCCCCGACGAGGGAACGATCACGTACGGTGGCGACTCCGTCTGGCAACTGCCGAAACAGCGCCGACTCGAGTACCGCCGGCAGATTGGGATGGTCTTTCAGGAAGCGAGCCTCTTCGACGCGAGCGTTCGTCGAAACGCCACCTACGGCCTCCGTGTTCGACAGTCGTGGGGTGACCGCCTTCGCCACGAACTGGCAAGCCTCGTCGGCCGACCGAACGGAACCGGTGCTGCCCTCGAGGCGCTCCGGACGGTCGGACTGGCCGACAACGCAGAGCAGGACGCCGCGTCGCTCTCCGGCGGGGAGAAACAGCGTGTCGCGTTCGCACGCGCGCTGGCCTACGAGCCGGATATTCTCCTGCTCGATGAACCCACGTCGGACCTCGACCCGCGAAACACGGCGGTTATCGAAGACGCCATCCAGCAGGCCCGAAACCGCGGTATCGGCGTCGCTATCGCAACCCACGACATGCATCAGGCCGAACGAGTTGCCGACCGCGTCGCCGTCCTCCTCGACAGCGAACTCATCGAAATCGGCCCGACAGAGACCGTGTTCGACGACCCAGCCGATGACCGAACCCAGAAATTTATCGATGGCGAACTGGTATATTGA
- a CDS encoding type II secretion system F family protein, whose product MTPASAVPLVLALGCLSLVIAARYHAGIDRLLTRVSVRLFGDSVAEFKHEQPDRQAALHGAQIPTTYREYGATTILYAALIALAGSILGIYLIWGLLLLLAIDPETMRESLPSAFGFLANLGGIPTLSLGELTALLIVSCLTIGAVVGASVYWLRWWYLSYVADNRARRIDTALPSTVAFMYALSRSGMEFPKIVRIVAQQETTYGEAAAEFDVAVRNMDAFGMDAITALQTMGRRSPSPKFQEFTENLVSVLQSGHSLADFLEGKYHDFQEESESQQEQTLEMLGTLAEAYVTVLVAGPLFLITILVVIGISVGDTLEPLQALIYVILPFGNIAFIVYLSMVTDSITPGTASPTDSARSTSGLDSPTAGITTQPRPRPDGGLAHTADTGQSNVERVRYYQRFKYARKRLTSPISTLLERPTLSLVVTVPIALGVIAWRLPAAFTESGFDVTVIDDVTAVSALFVLTVFAIFYELHRRRLEAIEAAVPDLLDRLASVNDAGMSIVSSINHVRGSDLGPLGEELDRVWADIQWGADLQSALGRFERRVRTRATSRVVTLLTEAMNASGNLATVLRIAGRQAAADRRLKRKRKQSMVEYMIVVYISFLVFLFIITVLAAYLLPNLPTDLDMGDAAAGVSGLEGLGGEGLGTFTTVFYHATLVQGLLSGLIAGQLSSGDLRAGAKHAAAMIGLSVLLFAVIV is encoded by the coding sequence ATGACGCCCGCAAGCGCTGTTCCGCTGGTACTCGCACTGGGGTGTCTCTCGCTGGTCATCGCCGCGAGATACCACGCCGGTATCGATCGGCTGTTGACGCGGGTGTCGGTCCGACTCTTCGGGGATTCGGTCGCCGAGTTCAAACACGAACAGCCAGATCGACAAGCCGCACTCCACGGCGCACAGATCCCAACAACCTACCGAGAGTACGGCGCAACCACGATTTTGTACGCAGCACTGATTGCACTCGCCGGGTCGATTCTCGGCATTTACCTTATTTGGGGGCTGTTGCTCCTCCTCGCAATTGATCCCGAAACCATGCGCGAGTCACTCCCCAGCGCGTTTGGCTTTCTCGCAAACCTCGGTGGCATTCCCACCCTCTCACTCGGCGAGTTGACCGCCCTATTAATCGTCTCTTGTCTTACGATTGGAGCCGTCGTCGGCGCTAGCGTCTACTGGCTCCGCTGGTGGTATCTATCCTACGTTGCCGACAACCGCGCTCGCCGAATCGACACCGCACTCCCCTCAACGGTCGCATTCATGTACGCCCTCTCGAGAAGTGGCATGGAATTCCCCAAAATCGTCCGTATCGTCGCCCAACAGGAGACCACGTACGGCGAAGCCGCAGCCGAGTTCGACGTCGCCGTCCGAAATATGGATGCGTTCGGTATGGACGCCATCACCGCCCTTCAGACGATGGGGCGGCGCTCTCCCAGCCCGAAGTTCCAGGAGTTCACCGAGAATCTGGTGAGTGTTCTCCAAAGCGGCCACAGCCTCGCTGATTTTCTCGAGGGGAAGTACCACGACTTTCAAGAGGAATCTGAATCCCAACAAGAACAAACCCTCGAGATGCTCGGGACGCTCGCCGAAGCCTACGTGACCGTCCTGGTCGCTGGCCCGCTGTTTCTCATCACGATTTTGGTCGTTATCGGCATTTCAGTCGGGGACACGCTCGAGCCACTGCAGGCGCTCATCTACGTCATCTTGCCGTTTGGAAACATCGCCTTTATCGTCTATCTGAGCATGGTCACCGATTCAATCACGCCGGGGACGGCCTCACCAACCGACTCCGCCAGGTCGACTTCCGGCCTTGACTCGCCGACGGCTGGCATTACGACACAGCCTCGTCCCCGGCCCGACGGCGGCCTCGCACACACAGCCGACACCGGACAGTCAAACGTCGAGCGCGTCCGCTACTACCAGCGATTCAAATACGCACGCAAGCGCCTCACCAGTCCGATTTCGACACTGCTCGAGCGGCCCACGCTGTCACTAGTCGTCACCGTGCCTATCGCACTCGGCGTTATCGCCTGGCGACTGCCTGCGGCGTTTACCGAAAGCGGCTTCGACGTGACCGTCATCGATGATGTGACCGCCGTCAGCGCGCTATTCGTCCTGACCGTCTTCGCGATCTTTTATGAACTCCATCGGCGACGACTCGAGGCAATCGAGGCGGCAGTGCCGGATCTGCTCGACCGACTTGCGAGCGTCAACGACGCGGGGATGTCGATCGTCTCCTCGATCAATCACGTCCGGGGCTCAGATCTGGGGCCGCTGGGCGAGGAACTCGATCGCGTCTGGGCAGATATCCAGTGGGGTGCCGACCTCCAATCTGCGCTCGGGCGCTTCGAGCGACGGGTCCGAACGCGTGCCACATCACGAGTCGTCACGCTTCTGACGGAGGCGATGAACGCGAGTGGCAACCTCGCGACCGTGTTGCGAATCGCCGGCCGCCAAGCCGCAGCTGACCGCCGACTCAAACGCAAGCGCAAGCAGTCGATGGTCGAGTACATGATCGTCGTCTACATCTCGTTTCTCGTCTTCCTATTCATCATTACCGTGCTCGCAGCGTATCTGCTGCCGAACCTGCCGACCGACCTCGATATGGGTGACGCTGCTGCTGGTGTCAGCGGACTCGAGGGACTGGGTGGCGAGGGTCTCGGCACGTTCACGACCGTGTTCTATCACGCGACGCTTGTCCAGGGCTTACTCTCCGGACTGATCGCCGGCCAGTTGAGCTCTGGCGATTTGCGTGCCGGTGCGAAACACGCCGCAGCGATGATCGGACTCTCCGTACTGCTATTCGCAGTCATCGTCTAA